The Halopseudomonas sabulinigri genome window below encodes:
- a CDS encoding acyltransferase encodes MPHWLTGVLTCLLILLNTLIGIGPMLVLGVLKAAIPHTGLRRLCSRGVMWIAETWAEINKAIFHALLPTVWEVHCDTPLDRDHSYLVISNHQSWVDIPALVNAFNRKTPYFKFFLKRALIWVPFLGLAFWALDYPFMKRYSKAHLAKHPQDQGKDLEITRRACEKFQQLPVTVVNYLEGTRFTLAKQKAQQSPYRHLLKPKAGGIAFVVAALGAQMRSVLDVTIVYPGERPPGFWQLVSGQVARITVDIRGRALPADLIHGDYSLDADYRARFQSWVSELWQEKDQRISALRQSIAAQSGKAAITEDNG; translated from the coding sequence ATGCCCCACTGGTTGACAGGCGTGCTGACCTGCCTGCTGATACTGCTCAATACCCTGATCGGCATCGGCCCGATGCTGGTGCTTGGCGTGCTCAAGGCTGCTATCCCGCACACCGGGCTGCGCCGCCTGTGCTCCCGCGGCGTGATGTGGATTGCCGAAACCTGGGCGGAAATCAACAAGGCCATCTTCCATGCCCTGCTGCCAACAGTCTGGGAAGTGCACTGCGATACGCCGCTAGACAGGGACCACTCCTATCTGGTCATCAGTAACCATCAATCCTGGGTCGACATCCCCGCGCTGGTCAACGCGTTCAACCGCAAGACACCCTATTTCAAATTCTTTCTCAAGCGCGCGCTGATCTGGGTACCCTTTCTGGGCCTCGCGTTCTGGGCACTCGATTACCCCTTCATGAAGCGTTACAGCAAGGCGCACCTGGCCAAGCATCCGCAAGATCAGGGCAAGGATCTGGAGATCACCCGCCGCGCCTGTGAGAAGTTTCAGCAATTGCCCGTCACCGTGGTCAATTACCTTGAAGGCACCCGTTTCACTTTGGCCAAACAAAAAGCGCAACAGTCGCCCTATCGGCACCTGCTCAAACCCAAGGCGGGCGGCATTGCCTTTGTGGTTGCCGCACTCGGCGCGCAAATGCGCTCGGTTCTGGACGTGACCATTGTCTACCCGGGCGAGCGGCCACCCGGTTTCTGGCAACTGGTCAGCGGCCAAGTGGCGCGGATTACCGTGGACATTCGCGGTCGGGCGCTGCCGGCCGACCTGATCCACGGCGATTACAGCCTGGATGCAGACTACCGCGCACGCTTTCAAAGCTGGGTCAGCGAGTTATGGCAGGAAAAGGATCAGCGTATCAGCGCGCTGCGCCAGTCGATTGCGGCTCAGTCCGGTAAGGCGGCGATCACCGAAGACAACGGCTGA
- the ald gene encoding alanine dehydrogenase, with protein sequence MHIGVPKEIKNHEYRVGLIPHSVRELVRRGHRVFVEHAAGSAIGYSDALYQQAGAELLPVEEVFAQADMLVKVKEPQPEECARLRPGQILFTYLHLAPDRAQTEALLASNAICIAYETVTDAQGRLPLLAPMSEVAGRMAIQAGANCLEKARGGRGVLLGGVPGVPRGKVVILGGGVVGSNALAMAVGLGADVTVLDKSPDALRRLDAQYGNRIHTLYSTGATLEEQLLAADLVIGAVLVPGAAAPKLISAEMIKRMQPGSVLVDVAIDQGGCAQTSSPTTHAEPTYVVDEVVHYCVANMPGAVARTSTQALNNATLPFVLALADKGVKRALADDAHLAQGLNLSGGILCNAEVAQALQLPAQPLSSVIAALPD encoded by the coding sequence ATGCACATCGGCGTTCCGAAAGAGATCAAGAACCATGAATACCGCGTAGGGCTGATTCCGCACTCGGTGCGGGAGCTGGTACGGCGTGGCCACCGGGTGTTTGTCGAGCATGCTGCCGGCAGCGCCATTGGTTATAGCGATGCGCTGTACCAGCAGGCGGGGGCTGAGCTGCTGCCGGTGGAGGAGGTGTTCGCGCAGGCCGACATGCTGGTCAAGGTCAAGGAGCCACAGCCCGAGGAATGTGCGCGGCTTCGGCCTGGGCAGATCCTGTTCACCTATCTGCACCTGGCGCCCGATCGGGCGCAGACCGAGGCGCTGCTGGCCAGTAACGCCATCTGCATTGCCTATGAAACCGTAACCGACGCCCAAGGCCGCTTGCCCTTGCTGGCGCCTATGTCCGAAGTTGCGGGCCGTATGGCGATTCAGGCCGGTGCCAATTGCCTGGAAAAAGCGCGCGGGGGACGCGGTGTGCTGCTCGGTGGGGTGCCTGGCGTACCGCGCGGCAAGGTAGTCATTCTCGGCGGCGGAGTCGTGGGCAGCAACGCCCTGGCCATGGCGGTGGGCTTGGGCGCGGACGTGACTGTGCTGGACAAGAGCCCGGACGCCCTGCGCCGGTTGGATGCGCAGTACGGCAACCGCATCCATACCCTGTACTCCACCGGCGCCACGCTGGAAGAGCAGCTGCTGGCTGCCGACCTGGTCATCGGCGCCGTGCTGGTGCCGGGGGCGGCAGCGCCCAAGCTGATCAGCGCAGAGATGATCAAACGGATGCAGCCGGGGTCGGTGCTGGTGGACGTGGCGATTGACCAAGGCGGTTGTGCGCAGACGTCAAGCCCGACCACCCATGCGGAGCCCACCTATGTGGTCGATGAGGTGGTGCACTACTGCGTGGCCAACATGCCGGGGGCGGTAGCCCGCACCTCTACGCAGGCGCTGAACAACGCTACCTTGCCCTTTGTGCTGGCGCTGGCTGACAAGGGCGTGAAGCGCGCGCTGGCAGACGACGCGCATCTGGCGCAGGGGCTCAACCTGAGCGGCGGGATATTGTGCAATGCCGAGGTGGCGCAGGCGCTGCAATTACCTGCTCAGCCGTTGTCTTCGGTGATCGCCGCCTTACCGGACTGA
- a CDS encoding sensor domain-containing diguanylate cyclase: protein MAAQFDIDELHWLLDIVQSIDVGVVVMDRDYRIEVWNSFMENHSGLGSAQANESSLFELFPEIDQSWFTQKVETSVMLGTRAFTIWEQRPNLFRFKSYQPITGLADEMYQNVTILPLRSSTGKTDHVCLIIYDVTGVAVNKRQLESANTKLRELALRDGLTGLLNRRYWESCLEHEFARHQRYDNEVSLVMFDIDHFKKVNDTFGHQAGDEVIRTTARLTEQLARETDFCGRYGGEEFVVLLPDTSLEGAQQFAERLRQSVERQQLDHQGTPLTFTISLGVARLTDAMENYQALIERADKALYQSKEGGRNRTTVAE, encoded by the coding sequence ATGGCTGCTCAGTTTGACATCGACGAACTCCATTGGCTGCTCGACATTGTGCAAAGCATTGATGTGGGCGTGGTAGTGATGGACCGCGACTACCGCATCGAGGTCTGGAACAGCTTTATGGAAAACCACTCCGGTCTCGGTTCGGCGCAGGCCAACGAAAGTTCGCTGTTCGAACTCTTTCCCGAGATTGATCAGAGCTGGTTCACCCAGAAGGTCGAGACCTCGGTGATGCTGGGCACCCGCGCTTTCACCATCTGGGAACAGCGCCCCAACCTGTTTCGCTTCAAGAGCTACCAACCCATCACCGGCCTGGCTGACGAGATGTATCAGAACGTCACCATACTGCCGCTACGCAGCAGCACCGGCAAAACCGACCACGTCTGCCTGATTATTTATGATGTGACCGGTGTCGCCGTAAACAAACGGCAACTCGAGTCTGCCAATACTAAGCTTCGCGAGCTGGCACTGCGGGACGGTTTGACCGGCCTGCTCAACCGTCGTTACTGGGAAAGCTGCCTGGAACATGAGTTTGCCCGGCATCAACGCTATGACAACGAGGTCAGCCTGGTGATGTTCGATATTGACCACTTCAAGAAGGTCAATGACACCTTCGGCCACCAGGCTGGCGACGAGGTGATCCGCACGACCGCCCGCCTGACCGAGCAGTTGGCCAGGGAAACGGATTTCTGCGGACGTTACGGCGGTGAAGAGTTTGTAGTACTGCTGCCCGACACCTCACTTGAAGGTGCCCAGCAGTTTGCCGAACGCCTGAGACAAAGCGTCGAACGGCAACAGCTGGATCATCAGGGCACCCCCCTGACATTTACCATCAGCCTGGGAGTCGCACGCCTGACCGATGCGATGGAAAACTATCAGGCCCTGATAGAGCGTGCTGACAAAGCGCTCTATCAATCCAAGGAAGGTGGGCGCAACCGCACCACCGTGGCCGAATAA
- the lnt gene encoding apolipoprotein N-acyltransferase → MSPFDTPSATLTTQSLLPAERARSLAWSTRALLAVVSGLMMYAPWVNPMLFWTGWLAGVPLLYALRDSRLPTAFLLGWLAGVLCFAGASHWMIDFMIHLKGLSWLVSAFLASLFWLYTGLAVGFACLLYRWCSLRLPRWDLLSFPLVVVVVMAVFPQLFVTDFAEGQVRFLVALQGVDLIGAQGLNFIMLLFSVLLFQLLQAQHAQDRAAALGMSAAAAVILLWFAYGFYALAYWDSQVRNWETRRIGLVQPNDAPTRRIPAPREGFTRESPEEMVASRRLAKAGAQWVAWPEARYKGYYDMFTVRQGYAKEVGNWGVPLFFHDVENRWISAEKVSFNTVAWLDGEGQLVGQYRKVKRMPFGEYLPEFFQLPGVGQITRLFMGDYLRPVGAGSEHQVFSVGDMRVIPKVCYETAFPQFVAQSIGQDAGGKLLLFLSQDNWFGETSQPFQHRDMSIVRGVENRVPMVHLINNGPSVATAPSGRVVASTQAFSRAERLVDMPFDAQAGGSFYSRHAVEVQRGLYAALGVLLLAGLLSGRGKRRQCSG, encoded by the coding sequence ATGTCGCCGTTTGATACTCCGTCCGCGACGCTGACGACTCAATCTCTGCTGCCGGCTGAGCGCGCTCGCTCGCTGGCCTGGAGTACACGGGCATTGTTGGCGGTAGTCAGCGGGTTGATGATGTATGCGCCCTGGGTCAATCCCATGCTGTTCTGGACCGGCTGGCTGGCCGGTGTGCCCTTGCTGTACGCGTTGCGTGATAGCCGGTTGCCGACGGCCTTTTTGCTCGGCTGGTTGGCGGGGGTGCTGTGCTTTGCTGGCGCCAGTCACTGGATGATCGACTTCATGATTCATCTCAAGGGGCTGTCCTGGCTGGTCAGTGCCTTTTTGGCCTCGCTGTTCTGGCTCTACACCGGGCTGGCCGTCGGCTTCGCCTGTCTGCTCTACCGTTGGTGTTCGCTGCGCCTGCCGCGCTGGGATCTGCTCAGCTTCCCGTTGGTAGTAGTGGTGGTCATGGCTGTCTTTCCCCAGCTGTTTGTCACCGACTTCGCCGAGGGGCAGGTACGCTTTCTGGTGGCCCTGCAGGGTGTTGATCTGATCGGCGCGCAGGGGCTGAATTTCATCATGTTGCTGTTCAGCGTGCTGCTGTTTCAGCTGTTGCAGGCACAACACGCCCAAGACCGCGCTGCGGCACTGGGCATGTCGGCCGCGGCGGCGGTGATTCTGCTCTGGTTTGCCTACGGGTTTTATGCGCTGGCCTACTGGGATTCGCAGGTGCGTAACTGGGAAACCAGGCGCATCGGGCTGGTTCAGCCCAACGACGCGCCGACCCGTCGTATCCCGGCGCCGCGCGAAGGCTTCACCCGCGAGTCTCCGGAGGAAATGGTTGCCAGTCGGCGGCTGGCCAAGGCGGGAGCCCAGTGGGTGGCCTGGCCAGAGGCGCGTTACAAGGGTTATTACGATATGTTCACGGTGCGCCAGGGATACGCCAAGGAGGTGGGTAACTGGGGGGTGCCGCTGTTCTTCCATGACGTGGAAAATCGCTGGATCAGTGCCGAGAAAGTCAGCTTCAACACGGTGGCCTGGCTTGACGGCGAGGGCCAGCTGGTTGGCCAGTACCGCAAGGTAAAACGTATGCCGTTCGGCGAGTATCTGCCAGAGTTCTTCCAATTGCCGGGGGTGGGACAGATCACCCGCTTGTTCATGGGCGATTACTTGCGTCCGGTGGGGGCTGGCAGTGAGCATCAGGTCTTCAGCGTGGGCGATATGCGGGTGATCCCCAAGGTCTGCTACGAAACCGCGTTTCCGCAGTTTGTTGCGCAGTCGATCGGTCAGGATGCCGGCGGCAAGCTGCTGCTGTTTCTGTCGCAGGACAACTGGTTTGGCGAGACCTCGCAGCCATTCCAGCATCGCGATATGTCGATCGTGCGTGGGGTGGAGAATCGCGTACCCATGGTGCACCTGATCAACAACGGTCCGTCGGTAGCCACCGCGCCCAGCGGCAGGGTGGTGGCCAGCACTCAGGCTTTCTCGCGTGCCGAGCGGCTGGTTGATATGCCGTTTGACGCCCAGGCGGGCGGCAGTTTCTATAGCCGCCATGCGGTTGAGGTGCAGCGGGGTCTTTATGCGGCGCTCGGGGTTTTGCTGTTGGCTGGTTTGCTATCAGGGCGCGGCAAGCGCCGTCAGTGCAGCGGCTGA
- a CDS encoding response regulator: MTAIPLLVCDDSNMARKQLIRALPANWPFRITQATNGLEGLEAIRAGAGQIVLLDLTMPELDGFGVLAALREQALTPEVIVVSGDVQEEAVRRAKALGARAFIKKPADPIQLAEALNSLGVEVPLAAVPDDDYGSQLPLPNVSFRDAFREVSNVAMGRAAELLGRVLGIFIKLPIPNVNILEVGELHMALADAQRGQRLSAICQGFIGGGVAGEALLIFHDSEIEDVARLLNAQEDESAQLEMLLDLASIIIGACLNGLSEQLNITLSQGHPLVLGQHCPIEDLIRINQRRWKRTLAVEISYGLENLEIHFDLLLLFTEDSVPRLRETLDFMIN; the protein is encoded by the coding sequence GTGACCGCAATCCCCTTGCTGGTATGTGACGACTCCAATATGGCTCGCAAGCAGCTGATTCGAGCGCTGCCGGCAAACTGGCCGTTCCGCATCACTCAGGCCACCAACGGACTGGAAGGCCTGGAGGCCATTCGCGCCGGCGCAGGACAGATCGTCCTCCTTGACCTCACCATGCCCGAGCTTGACGGCTTTGGCGTGCTGGCGGCGCTGCGCGAGCAGGCCCTCACGCCAGAGGTCATCGTCGTCTCCGGCGACGTCCAGGAAGAAGCGGTCAGACGTGCCAAGGCACTCGGCGCACGCGCTTTCATCAAGAAACCCGCTGACCCTATCCAACTGGCCGAAGCGCTCAACTCCCTCGGCGTCGAAGTGCCACTGGCCGCGGTGCCGGACGATGACTATGGCAGCCAACTGCCGCTGCCTAACGTGTCCTTCCGGGACGCCTTCCGGGAAGTATCCAACGTCGCCATGGGCCGCGCCGCTGAGCTGCTCGGACGGGTGCTGGGCATCTTCATCAAGTTGCCGATTCCCAACGTCAACATTCTGGAGGTTGGCGAGTTGCATATGGCGCTGGCCGATGCCCAGCGCGGCCAGCGCTTGTCGGCCATCTGCCAGGGCTTTATCGGCGGCGGTGTCGCAGGGGAAGCGCTGCTGATCTTCCATGACTCTGAAATCGAAGACGTAGCACGCCTGTTGAACGCGCAGGAAGACGAAAGCGCCCAGCTCGAAATGCTGCTCGATCTGGCCAGCATCATTATCGGCGCCTGCCTCAACGGCCTGTCGGAACAGCTCAACATTACCCTCTCGCAGGGCCACCCGCTGGTGCTTGGGCAGCACTGCCCGATCGAAGATCTGATTCGCATCAACCAGCGGCGCTGGAAACGCACCCTGGCGGTGGAAATCAGCTATGGCCTCGAGAACCTGGAAATCCACTTTGACCTGTTGCTGCTGTTTACCGAGGATTCGGTACCCCGGCTGCGGGAGACCCTCGACTTCATGATCAACTGA
- a CDS encoding GGDEF domain-containing protein encodes MPEQLEQDQSHRRSVLRALLWLTLGCGLIFAGLNVARGLYLLASLEVLYALFALCLLPVVATTRHLVAWTVAYLVPFFCIMVFALLLPNTSFTVFAWIQTIPIISYLLLGLRGGLWMSLCFITAAVVAFNVRYVTGEHALNGLIVTNLAFSSLAVMLFSHIYESSRVRNERRLIELAGTDSLTGIANRMRLNEEFQRLRSQAERSAMALSLVVLDLDFFKRVNDQYGHDVGDKALQHAATMLANRLRGSDLACRLGGEEFALLLLGADHAQAARLADQLRQQLYSAPLLVASGRSLQISFSGGVATLAQDGDDLSALLKVADRRMYEAKALGRNRIVAATALPPAVDAPN; translated from the coding sequence ATGCCCGAGCAACTAGAACAGGATCAGAGTCACCGCCGCTCGGTGTTGCGCGCGTTGCTCTGGCTTACTCTGGGATGTGGTCTTATCTTTGCCGGCCTGAACGTCGCGCGTGGCCTTTATCTGCTCGCCTCGCTTGAGGTGCTTTACGCGCTCTTTGCCCTTTGCCTGCTCCCTGTCGTTGCCACTACCCGGCATCTGGTCGCCTGGACCGTTGCCTACCTGGTGCCGTTTTTCTGCATCATGGTGTTTGCCCTGCTGTTGCCCAATACCTCGTTTACCGTGTTTGCCTGGATCCAGACCATCCCGATTATTTCCTACCTGCTGCTGGGGCTGCGTGGCGGGTTGTGGATGTCGCTGTGCTTCATTACCGCCGCCGTGGTCGCCTTCAATGTGCGCTATGTCACCGGTGAGCATGCGCTGAATGGGCTGATCGTGACCAATCTGGCGTTCAGCAGTCTGGCGGTCATGCTGTTTTCTCACATCTATGAAAGCAGTCGCGTCCGCAACGAGCGGCGATTGATCGAACTGGCAGGTACCGACAGCCTGACCGGCATCGCCAATCGCATGCGCCTGAACGAAGAGTTTCAACGGCTGCGCAGTCAGGCTGAGCGCAGCGCGATGGCGCTGTCACTGGTGGTGCTAGATCTCGACTTCTTCAAGCGGGTGAATGATCAGTACGGGCATGACGTTGGCGATAAGGCCTTGCAGCATGCAGCAACCATGTTGGCCAATCGGCTGCGTGGCTCTGATCTGGCATGCCGGCTGGGCGGTGAAGAGTTTGCCCTGCTGTTGCTCGGCGCCGATCACGCGCAGGCGGCCAGGCTTGCCGATCAACTGCGCCAGCAGTTGTACTCCGCGCCCTTGCTGGTGGCCAGCGGGCGCTCACTGCAGATCAGCTTCAGCGGTGGGGTAGCGACCCTGGCGCAGGACGGCGATGATCTCAGCGCGCTGTTGAAGGTGGCTGATCGTCGCATGTACGAGGCCAAAGCGCTGGGCCGCAACCGCATTGTCGCAGCGACGGCATTGCCGCCGGCCGTTGATGCCCCGAACTGA
- a CDS encoding BaiN/RdsA family NAD(P)/FAD-dependent oxidoreductase, whose amino-acid sequence MSNSPADFDVIVLGAGASGLFCAFTAAQRGRRVLVLERANKIGKKILMSGGGRCNFTNQVVEPANFLSRNPHFCKSALARYNQWEFIALVEQHGIAYEERKHSQLFCKDSAKQIVAMLEDECISAGVEIRTQCELDRLEALAGEDVQRYRLHLQHNGRAGRLTCTSLVVATGALSVPTLGGSGLGYELAEQFGLKLIPRQAGLVPFMFSDAMKPVCERLSGLALDIEVSCNGQSFSEAMLFTHRGISGPAILQISNYWSPGDRISIDLLPGVDAADWLLHGKREQPRSRLKTRLGQLLAKGLVAELQQLWWPQDDDTALAEFSDRQLGDIGQQLNAWRLKPSATEGYRTAEVTLGGVDTDDVSSKTMEAKRQPGLFFIGEVLDVTGHLGGFNFQWAWSSGFTAGQFA is encoded by the coding sequence GTGTCCAACTCCCCTGCCGACTTTGACGTGATTGTGCTTGGCGCCGGCGCCTCGGGGCTATTCTGCGCCTTCACCGCCGCGCAGCGCGGTCGCCGGGTGCTGGTGCTGGAGCGCGCCAACAAGATCGGCAAGAAGATCCTCATGTCCGGTGGCGGGCGCTGCAATTTCACCAACCAGGTGGTTGAGCCGGCCAACTTTCTCTCGCGCAATCCGCATTTCTGCAAGTCGGCACTGGCGCGCTACAACCAGTGGGAATTCATTGCCCTGGTGGAGCAGCACGGCATTGCCTACGAAGAGCGCAAGCACAGCCAGCTGTTCTGCAAGGACTCCGCCAAGCAGATCGTCGCCATGCTGGAAGACGAGTGCATCAGCGCTGGTGTGGAAATTCGCACCCAGTGTGAGCTGGATCGGCTGGAGGCGCTGGCGGGCGAGGACGTTCAGCGCTACCGCCTGCACCTGCAGCACAACGGCCGCGCCGGGCGCTTGACCTGCACTTCACTGGTGGTCGCCACGGGCGCCCTCTCGGTACCCACACTGGGCGGCTCCGGTCTCGGCTATGAACTGGCCGAGCAGTTTGGGCTCAAGCTGATCCCCCGCCAGGCCGGCCTGGTGCCTTTCATGTTCAGCGATGCCATGAAGCCGGTCTGCGAACGGCTGTCGGGCCTGGCGCTGGATATCGAGGTCAGTTGCAACGGCCAGTCGTTCAGCGAAGCCATGTTGTTTACCCATCGCGGCATCAGCGGCCCGGCGATTCTGCAAATCTCCAATTACTGGTCGCCGGGAGACCGCATCAGCATCGACCTGCTACCGGGCGTGGATGCCGCAGACTGGTTGCTGCACGGCAAGCGCGAGCAGCCGCGCAGCCGCCTGAAAACCCGCCTTGGCCAACTGCTGGCGAAAGGTCTTGTGGCTGAACTGCAGCAGCTCTGGTGGCCGCAGGATGACGACACCGCGCTGGCAGAATTCAGCGACCGACAGCTGGGCGACATTGGCCAGCAGCTCAATGCCTGGCGCCTCAAGCCTTCGGCAACCGAGGGCTACCGCACCGCCGAAGTCACCCTGGGCGGCGTGGATACCGACGACGTCAGCTCCAAGACCATGGAGGCCAAACGGCAGCCCGGCTTGTTTTTCATTGGTGAAGTGCTCGATGTCACCGGACACCTTGGCGGTTTCAATTTCCAATGGGCCTGGTCCTCAGGTTTTACTGCCGGACAGTTTGCCTAA
- a CDS encoding RNA methyltransferase, producing the protein MNESQVIIGLSNPKSPTNMGAVLRAAGCFNATAVRYTGTRHDRAAQYSTDTQQVARRIPANRMESLLDDLPEELPVICIELVEGAVALPQFVHPAQAIYLFGPEDGTLEQALIDRADAVVYIPTQGCLNLAATVNLVLYDRLCKDPHHEQGDALIRRSRDTNNNVRIRAKPATPA; encoded by the coding sequence ATGAACGAATCCCAGGTAATTATTGGCCTGAGTAACCCCAAGAGCCCTACCAACATGGGCGCCGTGCTACGTGCGGCCGGTTGCTTCAACGCCACCGCCGTGCGCTATACCGGCACCCGCCACGACCGCGCGGCGCAGTACAGCACCGATACCCAGCAGGTGGCCCGGCGCATCCCGGCAAACCGGATGGAGTCCTTGCTGGACGACCTGCCGGAAGAACTGCCGGTGATTTGCATCGAACTGGTCGAAGGCGCCGTCGCGCTGCCGCAGTTTGTCCATCCAGCCCAGGCTATCTACCTGTTCGGGCCAGAAGACGGCACCCTGGAGCAGGCGCTGATCGACCGCGCCGATGCAGTGGTCTACATTCCAACCCAGGGCTGCCTGAATCTGGCTGCCACGGTGAATCTGGTGCTCTATGATCGCCTATGCAAGGACCCGCACCACGAACAGGGCGATGCCTTGATCCGGCGCAGCCGCGATACCAACAACAATGTTAGAATCCGCGCCAAACCAGCCACCCCTGCGTAG
- a CDS encoding amidohydrolase codes for MTVIPRLARLPLATLISTLGLCNAALAAAEDPADIIFYGGPILTMDDTYPNVEAVAVDNGIIVGVGSRGELEADFRGAETQLRNLNGHTLIPGFVDAHSHFSFVGVQAIAANLLPPPDGPGSSIAALQAALQQYLATSTRAQEYGVLIGFNYDDSQLLEQRHPTRQELDAVSNSLPIMAIHQSGHLGVYNSKALEVLGINASTPNPEGGTIYREEDGVTPNGLMAENAHIAALLKLLPKFTPEQRIDMLNKAQQIYLANGFTTIQDGRTSPGTLHGLAQAAKAGYFKVDVVAYPDLVANLEDPLLDGPLMSRTYADHFRIGGVKLTFDGSPQGKTAWFTHPYFQPPEHEPDDYSGAPLFADDAEARRLMEMAYTNGWQVMVHANGDAAIDQLIRLTDTVQREIPEVDDRRTVLIHGQYLRPDQIPQLATLGIFPSLYPMHTFYWGDWHRDSVAGPELAKFISPTGALYRSGMKFSIHSDAPVTFPDSMRILHSATNRVTRSNLILGPEERLDALTALKAMTIWPAYQHFEEQSKGSIEKGKVADLVILSHNPVTLDREQLLGVKVLETIKGGETLFQTTYP; via the coding sequence ATGACTGTCATACCCCGCCTTGCCCGCCTGCCGCTGGCCACCCTGATCAGTACGCTTGGCCTGTGCAATGCCGCCCTGGCCGCCGCCGAGGATCCCGCCGACATCATTTTCTACGGTGGCCCCATTCTCACCATGGACGACACCTATCCCAATGTGGAGGCGGTGGCCGTGGATAACGGCATCATAGTCGGGGTTGGCAGCCGTGGTGAACTGGAGGCAGATTTTCGCGGTGCCGAAACACAGCTGCGCAACCTCAATGGGCATACGCTGATACCGGGCTTCGTCGACGCCCACAGCCACTTCTCCTTTGTTGGCGTACAAGCCATCGCCGCCAACCTGTTGCCACCACCCGACGGCCCCGGCAGCTCAATCGCCGCACTGCAAGCCGCGCTGCAGCAGTACCTGGCGACCAGCACTCGAGCGCAGGAGTACGGCGTACTGATCGGCTTCAATTACGACGACTCGCAATTGCTGGAACAGCGTCACCCGACCCGCCAGGAGCTGGACGCGGTCTCCAATAGCCTGCCGATCATGGCCATTCATCAATCAGGTCATTTGGGTGTGTACAACAGCAAGGCCCTCGAAGTACTGGGTATCAATGCCAGTACGCCCAACCCGGAAGGCGGCACCATCTACCGCGAGGAAGACGGCGTCACGCCCAATGGCCTGATGGCCGAGAACGCGCATATTGCCGCACTGTTGAAACTGTTGCCGAAGTTTACCCCGGAGCAGCGCATCGACATGCTCAACAAAGCGCAGCAGATTTATCTGGCCAACGGCTTTACCACCATACAGGACGGTCGCACCTCACCCGGCACCCTGCACGGACTGGCCCAGGCGGCCAAGGCCGGTTACTTCAAAGTGGATGTGGTGGCCTACCCCGATCTGGTTGCCAACCTGGAAGATCCCCTGCTCGACGGCCCGCTGATGTCGCGCACCTACGCCGATCACTTCCGTATCGGTGGCGTCAAACTGACCTTCGACGGCTCGCCGCAGGGCAAGACCGCCTGGTTTACCCATCCCTACTTTCAGCCCCCGGAGCACGAGCCTGACGACTACAGTGGTGCGCCGCTGTTCGCCGATGACGCCGAAGCCCGTCGCCTGATGGAAATGGCCTACACCAACGGCTGGCAAGTCATGGTGCACGCCAACGGCGACGCCGCCATCGACCAGCTGATCCGCCTGACCGATACCGTGCAGCGTGAAATACCGGAAGTAGACGACCGCCGTACCGTGCTGATCCACGGTCAGTATCTGCGCCCCGATCAGATTCCGCAGCTGGCCACCCTGGGCATCTTCCCTTCGCTGTACCCGATGCACACGTTTTACTGGGGTGACTGGCACCGCGATTCGGTGGCGGGACCCGAGCTGGCCAAATTCATATCACCGACCGGCGCGTTGTACCGCTCGGGCATGAAGTTCAGCATCCACTCTGACGCCCCGGTTACCTTTCCCGACTCCATGCGCATCCTGCACAGCGCGACCAACCGGGTGACCCGCAGCAACCTGATTCTTGGCCCGGAGGAGCGCCTGGACGCACTCACCGCACTGAAGGCCATGACCATCTGGCCGGCCTACCAGCACTTTGAAGAGCAGAGCAAGGGCTCGATCGAGAAAGGCAAGGTCGCCGACCTGGTGATTCTGTCGCACAACCCGGTCACCCTGGATCGCGAGCAACTGCTAGGCGTCAAGGTACTGGAGACCATCAAGGGCGGCGAAACCCTGTTCCAGACAACCTATCCGTAA